The following coding sequences lie in one Fibrobacter sp. UWT2 genomic window:
- a CDS encoding FISUMP domain-containing protein — MNKINALMVSGAVAAALIFAGCEDVRVENYPSGKVRIETTYVKDKKEGPEKEYYENGNVKREANYVNDRREGVVKEFYEDGTPEAEYTYADGYIEGPVIRYHKNGKVASKAEYKQNKQIAFGEYFDENGEPATSGSYKDPRDGYSYEWIRIGSQLWTAENMNYGTASGSLCAQCNHWGRLYNLENAKKACLEGFHMPTKQEWNELLTFAGKEKPVGVVLKAGYGWDPIKGTNNYGNGKDELGFGAKAGGGHFAKSDVPLKERKFEAAGQKAYFWTAEGEVLVFFHDKDIAKFEKFNPEYGASLRCIKD, encoded by the coding sequence ATGAACAAGATAAATGCGCTGATGGTTTCGGGGGCTGTCGCTGCAGCCTTGATCTTTGCGGGTTGCGAAGATGTTCGCGTTGAGAATTACCCTAGCGGAAAAGTCCGTATCGAGACGACCTATGTCAAGGACAAGAAGGAAGGTCCCGAAAAGGAATATTACGAAAACGGAAACGTAAAGCGCGAAGCGAATTACGTGAATGACCGCCGCGAAGGGGTAGTGAAGGAATTCTACGAAGACGGAACGCCTGAAGCGGAATACACTTATGCCGACGGTTACATTGAAGGCCCGGTGATTCGCTACCATAAGAACGGCAAGGTCGCCTCGAAGGCTGAATACAAGCAGAATAAGCAGATTGCTTTCGGCGAATACTTTGACGAAAATGGTGAACCGGCAACGAGCGGTTCTTACAAGGACCCGCGCGATGGTTACTCTTACGAATGGATTCGCATTGGCTCGCAGCTTTGGACTGCCGAAAACATGAATTATGGCACGGCATCGGGCTCTCTTTGCGCCCAGTGCAACCATTGGGGCCGCCTCTACAATCTTGAAAATGCCAAGAAGGCTTGCCTTGAAGGCTTCCACATGCCGACCAAGCAGGAATGGAATGAATTGCTCACTTTTGCGGGCAAGGAAAAACCGGTGGGCGTCGTACTGAAGGCTGGCTATGGCTGGGACCCGATCAAGGGTACGAACAACTACGGCAATGGCAAGGATGAACTCGGATTCGGTGCCAAGGCCGGTGGCGGTCACTTTGCCAAGAGCGATGTCCCGCTGAAGGAGCGCAAGTTCGAAGCTGCTGGCCAGAAGGCTTATTTCTGGACGGCTGAAGGCGAAGTGCTCGTGTTCTTCCACGACAAGGACATAGCCAAGTTCGAAAAGTTCAATCCGGAATACGGCGCAAGCTTGCGTTGCATTAAGGACTAA
- a CDS encoding glycosyl hydrolase family 8 yields MERLIPRDMFVEAGYGPSFAAQLIQNAYSKLFEGDPINERVCFDASDDMSYIIDIGHDDIRSEGMSYGMYITALTGHERQFDKLWNFSKRYLRNDDGPHVGYFAWQVSTTDFCKMDPGAAPDGEEYFAMALLIAAEKFNRPDLKDEAIGLINWMRNKPNNGIVGPMIDPERNLVKFSPVLGNDFTDPSYNTIAFYRAFAEATGDERWYTTVEQSLEYLQKAAHPVTGLCSEYSEYDGTPRATPWYPESDCFSGDAWRVAMNLSLDYALFKGHECEKQICEKMLNFFNSKRPYLADYAIDGGDFPRPGRNATPGVIAMNAAATQVLPTDDPRIKPFVKDLAALSVPYRFWRYYDGMLYLIGLLATAGKIRI; encoded by the coding sequence ATGGAACGATTGATACCACGTGATATGTTTGTTGAAGCTGGGTACGGTCCCAGTTTTGCTGCGCAACTTATACAAAATGCCTATAGCAAGCTATTTGAAGGGGATCCGATTAACGAACGCGTCTGCTTTGATGCTTCTGATGATATGAGTTATATCATTGATATTGGGCATGACGACATTCGTTCCGAAGGCATGAGCTACGGCATGTACATTACCGCACTGACGGGGCATGAACGTCAGTTCGACAAGCTGTGGAATTTTTCGAAACGTTACTTGCGTAACGATGACGGTCCGCACGTGGGTTATTTTGCTTGGCAGGTTTCGACGACGGACTTTTGCAAGATGGACCCGGGTGCAGCTCCCGATGGTGAAGAATACTTTGCCATGGCCCTCTTGATCGCTGCAGAAAAATTCAATCGCCCGGACCTCAAGGATGAAGCCATTGGCCTCATTAATTGGATGCGCAACAAGCCGAATAACGGAATCGTTGGTCCGATGATTGATCCTGAACGGAACCTGGTGAAGTTCTCTCCTGTATTGGGAAATGACTTTACGGACCCGAGCTACAACACCATTGCCTTCTACCGCGCCTTTGCAGAAGCGACGGGCGACGAAAGGTGGTATACGACTGTAGAACAGAGTCTTGAATATTTGCAGAAGGCTGCTCACCCTGTAACGGGGCTTTGCAGCGAATATTCCGAGTACGACGGCACTCCGCGTGCAACGCCCTGGTACCCCGAAAGTGATTGCTTTAGCGGTGACGCTTGGCGTGTGGCCATGAACCTGAGCTTGGATTATGCCTTGTTCAAGGGTCATGAGTGCGAAAAGCAGATTTGCGAAAAGATGCTCAATTTCTTCAACAGCAAGCGTCCGTACCTTGCAGACTATGCCATTGATGGTGGCGATTTCCCGCGTCCGGGCCGTAACGCGACTCCGGGTGTGATTGCCATGAATGCGGCTGCTACTCAGGTGTTGCCGACGGATGACCCGCGCATCAAGCCGTTCGTGAAGGATTTGGCTGCTTTGTCGGTGCCTTACCGTTTCTGGCGCTATTATGACGGAATGCTTTATCTGATTGGACTTCTTGCTACTGCAGGAAAAATCAGAATTTAA